The Glycine soja cultivar W05 chromosome 6, ASM419377v2, whole genome shotgun sequence genome has a window encoding:
- the LOC114415945 gene encoding calcium-dependent protein kinase SK5-like: MSNSTTGTTAALPPKPTWVLPYRTENLREVYTLSRKLGQGQFGTTFLCTHNATGRTFACKSIPKRKLLCKEDYDDVWREIQIMHHLSEHPNVVRIHGTYEDAASVHLVMELCEGGELFDRIVQKGHYSERQAAKLIKTIVEVVEACHSLGVMHRDLKPENFLFDTVEEGAKLKTTDFGLSVFYKPGETFCDVVGSPYYVAPEVLRKHYGPEADVWSAGVILYILLSGVPPFWAETEQGIFRQILLGRIDFQSEPWPSISDSAKDLIRKMLDRNPKTRVTAHQVLCHPWIVDDNIAPDKPLDSAVLSRLKQFSAMNKLKKMALRVIAERLSEEEIGGLKELFRMIDADNSGTITFDELKEGLKRVGSELMESEIKDLMDAADIDNSGTIDYGEFIAATVHLNKLEREENLVSAFSYFDKDGSGYITIDEIQQACKDFGLDDVHIDEIVKEIDQDDDGQIDYGEFAAMMRKGNGGIGRRTMRSTLNFRDAFGIIDHGSD; this comes from the exons ATGTCCAACTCCACCACCGGCACCACCGCGGCCTTACCACCGAAGCCCACCTGGGTCCTCCCATACCGAACCGAGAATCTCCGCGAGGTCTACACCCTAAGCCGAAAGCTCGGCCAGGGCCAATTCGGCACAACCTTCCTCTGCACGCACAACGCCACGGGACGCACCTTCGCCTGCAAGTCAATCCCGAAGCGGAAGCTGCTCTGCAAGGAGGACTACGACGACGTATGGAGGGAGATTCAGATAATGCACCACCTCTCCGAGCACCCCAACGTCGTTCGCATCCACGGCACCTACGAGGACGCCGCCTCCGTCCACCTCGTCATGGAGCTCTGCGAGGGAGGGGAGTTGTTCGACAGGATTGTGCAGAAGGGGCACTACAGCGAGCGCCAGGCTGCGAAGCTCATCAAGACCATTGTTGAGGTTGTGGAGGCTTGCCACTCGCTTGGGGTCATGCATAGGGACCTCAAGCCTGAGAACTTTCTCTTTGATACTGTTGAGGAGGGTGCTAAGCTCAAAACTACTGATTTTGGGCTCTCCGTGTTTTATAAGCCAG GTGAAACCTTTTGTGACGTTGTTGGAAGCCCGTACTATGTTGCACCAGAGGTCTTGCGTAAGCATTATGGTCCTGAAGCAGACGTGTGGAGTGCTGGTGTTATTTTGTACATCTTATTAAGTGGGGTGCCACCATTTTGGGCTG AAACTGAGCAGGGGATTTTCCGACAGATTTTGCTAGGAAGAATTGACTTCCAGTCTGAGCCATGGCCTAGCATTTCAGACAGTGCCAAAGATCTAATTCGAAAAATGCTTGATCGGAATCCAAAAACAAGGGTTACAGCTCACCAAGTACTCT GTCACCCATGGATTGTTGATGACAACATTGCACCAGATAAACCTCTTGATTCTGCTGTTTTATCACGCCTGAAGCAGTTCTCTGCAATGAATAAACTTAAAAAGATGGCTTTGCGT GTTATTGCAGAGAGGCTCTCTGAGGAAGAAATTGGTGGTCTGAAGGAATTATTCAGGATGATTGATGCAGATAATAGTGGAACTATAACATTCGATGAGCTAAAAGAAGGCTTAAAGCGAGTAGGATCTGAACTAATGGAGTCTGAAATCAAGGATCTTATGGATGCA GCAGATATTGATAATAGTGGGACAATAGACTATGGTGAATTCATTGCTGCTACAGTCCACTTAAATAAGCTGGAGAGAGAGGAAAACCTGGTGTCCGCTTTCTCCTATTTTGACAAAGATGGAAGTGGTTACATAACCATTGACGAGATACAACAGGCTTGTAAGGATTTTGGTTTGGATGATGTCCATATCGATGAAATTGTCAAGGAAATTGATCAAGACGAT GATGGACAGATAGATTATGGGGAATTTGCTGCCATGATGAGAAAGGGCAATGGAGGAATTGGCAGGCGAACCATGAGGAGCACGCTCAATTTCAGAGATGCTTTTGGAATTATAGACCATGGATCCGATTAA
- the LOC114415949 gene encoding protein phosphatase 1 regulatory subunit INH3-like, with amino-acid sequence MDRRTNTTRPVALSSPSITATTTITILNSEPSSSSSQQEQQQPEVLFLPLNRKKKKVSWKEGTVDNEFMQKKSSKKCCIFHKQKPFDEDDSDEDEHHSDEHPHDSGFCCKNHDEAGPSS; translated from the coding sequence ATGGACAGACGCACGAACACCACCAGGCCAGTGGCATTGTCTTCCCCTTCTATCACTGCCACCACCACCATAACAATTTTGAACTCGGAGCCATCATCCTCTTCATCTCAGCAGGAACAACAGCAACCAGAAGTCCTCTTCCTCCCCCTCAAtcgcaagaagaagaaggtctCTTGGAAAGAGGGCACTGTAGACAACGAGTTCATGCAGAAGAAGAGTTCCAAGAAGTGCTGTATCTTCCATAAACAGAAGCCCTTTGACGAAGATGATAGTGATGAGGATGAACATCACTCTGATGAACACCCTCACGATAGTGGGTTTTGCTGTAAGAATCATGATGAAGCTGGCCCAAGCAGTTAG